The Candidatus Desulfofervidus auxilii DNA segment TATGATATCTTACGTATGAAAAATAGATTAGGAATGTCTTCTACTGAGTTCCTCCAAAAATACACTCATCCCCTGGTGGCAAAAAACGCAGGCATTCCTGTAGTGACTTTAAAAATGAAAAATGACCAAAAAAATGGATGCCCTTTTGTAACTAGTAATGGATGTATTATCTATGAAGATAGACCTTGGTCTTGTCGGAGCTTTCCTTTAGACCCAGTAGAAACAGAAGAAGCTATCCCAGGAAATGAATTTTATCATTTGATCAAAAGAACATTTTGTCAGGGTTTTAAGGAAGATAAAGAATGGACGGTGGAGGAATGGAAAAGGGACCAAGGGATGGATATATATGATGAGATAGAATCTCCCTTTAAAGAAATTACTACTAGTAAAGTATTAACAGAAGCACAGATAGTCAATGAAAAAATTCAACAAATGTTTTATATGGCGTGTTATGATATAGACCGTTTTAAAAAATTTGTATTTGAGACAAAATTCTTGAACATCTTTGATGTGGAAAAAGAAGTCATTGAGGAAATAAAAACAAATGAAATAGAGCTCTTAAAATTCGGATTTAGATGGTTAAAATTTGGTCTCCTTGACCAAGATGCCTTAAAAGTAAAACCTGAAATATTAAAGACCAAAAATAAAAAATCCCCCAGCACTTTATAGCACTGGGGGACAAAATAGAAAGTAACTCTAATTAATCAATGAGAGGAACATAAGGTCTTTCAAACATTTCCCATTCACCGGTATCAGGATTTAACTTAGACAACACAAATTTCCGCCAATTCTGTTCGTCCATATCAGGATAATCAGACCTATAATAATAACCAGGCCACCTAGTCTCTTTACGATAAAGCAGATGACGCATATGACATTCTGCAGTAAGGAGACGATGATAATTTTCCCATGCCCTCATAAGTTCATGAAGGGTTTCAGCAGCAAGTTTATCTGCATCCTCTTTAAGCACCTGGAGTTTTTCCAAACCACGGAGTAAGGCAGGTTCGCTAGTAGTATATTGCCAGCCTATCCCACCTGCATATTCGTCCATGATCTTGTTAAGACGGAAGACAAACCCCTTTGGCCTAATATAATTGGGATTGACATTAGGATCACTAGTATAATTTTTGTTTTCTTCAAATGTCTTAAGGGGCTTATAAACTTGGGCCTTGAGTTCCTCTACACTACCGCGAGGGCTAGGCTCAAAATCCTTGTGGTCTAAAATGTATTTTATAGCTGCTTTGGCCGCTAATCTGCCTTCAGCGTGAGACCCAGAAGAAAACTTATGGGCAGAAGCACCTACACCGTCACCAGCCGTAAATAGACCCTCAACCGTGGTCATACGATTGTAGCCACCAGGAAAATCGGCTTTGTATTCTTCTGGCATAAGGTCATCAGGTCCACAACACCAAGCACCATTAGCACCAGAGTGAGAACCCATGAGATAAGGCTCTGAAGGCATAATCTCGGATTTCACCTTTTCAGGCTCTACATTTTCAGCTGCCCAAAGTACTGCCTGACTTACTGTCATGTCTAAGAAATCTTCCCAAGCCTCTGCCTCTAAGTGTTTCGCCCGTTTAGGATTCTCAGACAAAATCTTCTGCATAGCTGCTTCTGTTCTCATAAAAATGGGGAACTTACCCTCAAACATATCCAACATCATAGCATGGTTACGCAGACAAGTAGGAACAGGTTTAGTAGTACCATAAGGAGCATATTTCTCCAAATCAGGTTTTCTGGTCTGGACATAATTTTCATCAAAGGCATTGGTGGCATAAGCCTTAAACAGTAAGAACCAGGCTCCCACAGGGCCATAACCATCTTTATAACGCGCAGGCACAAAACGACACTCCATATTCACCATAGGTGCACCAACTTCTAACATCATAGAATAGGTAGAACCTGCATTCCAAGGTGGATACCAGGCACGGCCATAACCTTCACCAGTGGACCGTGGACGGAAGATATGCACAGCACCGCCGCAAACACAAATAATGGCCTTGGCCTTAAAATAATAGAACTTGTTTTCCCTGACACTGAAACCCACTGCACCTGCAATTCTGTTTGGAACCTTTTCGTCTAATAATAGCTTGACCACAAACACACGCTCTATGATATTTTCTTCACCCAAGGCATTCTTGGCTGCTTCAGCGACAATACATTTATAAGATTCGCCATTAATCATAATCTGCCAAGTACCTTCACGGACATATTTACCATCCTCAGTTTTCCAAATAGGAAGCCCCCATTTTTCAAACAGATGGACAGAGGAATCTACATGGCGAGCAACATCATATACTAAATCTTCCCTCACAATTCCCATTAAATCCTGTCTCACATAATGGACAAATTTCTCTGGGGTGTGTTGACCACTTTCCTCACCTACTGCAGGGGCAGCTCTTCCACTCATACCAATATAGGTATTGATAGCAGAAAGACCCTGGGCCACAGCTCCACTTCTTTCCAAAGCTGCCTTGTCCACTAAAGTTACTTTAATATCGTCTCCTGCCCAATATTTGGCCTCAACTGCTGCCCCACAGGCGGCCATCCCGCCACCGATAATTAATAAATCAGTATTGACTTCAACAACTTCAAAATCTGCCATAATTATTACCTCCTAAAAATTTTTAATTTCAGTATTACTTCTTAGGCGTTGCCAACTCCAGGCCATCTAAGGTATCTGGCTCAGAAAAAAGAGTATTATCACCTATCTTAGACCTATCTGCTGGTGGAAAACCTGCATACACATCAATAGAACCCTCAGGAGTGGTCCGGATAGGGAACTTGAAACGTTTAATTAAACCATTTCTAAATTTAACAGTCCACATGATAGAATCTGTCCCCCGCATAGGAAATACAGTTGCTCCCAAAGGCACAAAATCCACATAACCTCTTACTTCAATAGCCTGTTGGGGACAAATCTTAACACAAGAGTAACACTCCCAGCACATTTCAGGTTCTTGATTATAAGCCTTCATTTTCTCTCTATCTAACACCATCAAGTCATTGGGGCAAATATACTGACAGGCAGTTCTGGGAGCTGATTGACAACCATCACACTTTTCTACAATAACAAAACTTGGCATACTCACACCTCCTAATTATTTTCTAAATTCTCTTTAAAGCCCTTGTTGTTAAATTACCCTACTACCCCTCTTCACCTCCTTTCTTGCATAATATCTTTTTAAAATTGCCACTTTAAACTTTAACGAGAAGCTTTATAACATAAAAAAATGACTATGTCAAGAAAAAACTTCGCTAAACATTCCCCAAAATTTAGGCGTTAATCTTTAAAAACATTGATGAATTAAGGATTTTTGGCGTTCAATAAGTGGAATAAGAAAAAAGAAGTTTTCTTTAAGAGGGAAAAATTTTTTTCTTTCTCGCCAACCTTAATTTTTCAGGAGCACGCTGCAAAGCGCTGTCAAAGCCGTAAGCCCAAAGGGTGCGGAGTGAAACGGAGCAGCTTTGACAGTAAGCGAAGCAGCGGGCTAAACTAGAAAACAGGTTGGGTAAAGGGAATACGTATCTGACTTTTTCGACAGTTTGACTACATTTGACCGTTTTCTTTTAAAGTTATTACTATTTTGAGGAGCTTATCTTTCTTTTCGGAAAGCTTTTAAAAATTCTGGGGAAAGTCCTGAAAACTTCAATCATTTTACTAATTGCTAAAAGCTCATAACTGAGTAATAATCAACATAAATCTAGTAATTGAAAGGAGTAAATAATGGCTATTACTTGCCCTAAATGTGGACGCCAATACGATGTAGTATTATTTGATTTTCAAGGATATTTATGCTGTGAATGTGGTTATAAAATTACCAAAAAAGATTTGCATCACCGTTATATTAATCCTCCAAATATCTATATAATTATTCCTGCTCGCTATCATAGCACTCGTTTTCCAGGTAAACCTTTAGTAAAATGGAAGGGAAAATCTTTGATTCAACATGTTTATGATTGTACTGCTAAATCTTCCCTACCTAAAGAAATTATAATAGCCACAGACGATAAACGCATTGCCCAGAATGGAAAAAGTTTTGGTGCTAAAATAGTGATGACCTCTCCTGACCATCCTTCTGGGACAGACCGTTTGGCAGAAGCTGCTAATTTATTAAAATTGTCACCAACAGATATTATTGTGAATGTTCAAGGAGATATGGCTTATTTCCATCCTGAAATTATCACACAGGTGGCTGCACCTTTATTAAACAATGCTTTTTTGCCTATGACTACTTTAGTTCAGGAAATTACGGACCCTTCTGAAATCCATAACCCAAATTGTGTGAAGGTAGTATTTTCTGAAACAGGAAAGGCCCTTTATTTTTCTCGCTCTCCCATTCCCTATGATAGAGACAAAATTGGTACTAGGTATTATAAACATATAGGTGTCTATGCCTACCGCAAGATATTTTTAGATAAATATATCAAATTACCAACCACTCCTTTGGAACAAGCTGAGAAACTGGAACAATTACGAGTTCTGGAATGTGGTTATCCTATCCAAGTAATCGTCACCAAACACCAAGTTATTGATATTAACACACCAGAAGATTTAGAAAAGCTGGCCTATCTAGAATAGATAAATTAATAGCCATCAAGACCAAGCCATTCAGGGTGGCTTTCGCCAGTCTTGATTATGCAATCATTGATATCTTGAAAACCATAGCCCTTCAAAATTTTTCAAACTTCAACAAAGTTACAAAAGAATTACAAAAATTTATTAAAAAACATGAATCACAATTGGAAGGTGTGAATTTCCTTAATGCTGTATGTGACAATATAGAAAAGGCGTTCCTTGCAAGTTATCGACCCAGATTGACAGTTGAAGATGCTAAGAAAAAAATTAAAAAATTATTACAGGTTTAAAAATACATAAGTATGTGGATTTCTCCTTCATAAAATATAAGAGCTTGCTAAATTCCTCATCAATAAACTTCCCTGCCTGTCCCCGCCTGCCTGCGGGCAGGCCCGCCTGCCGTCGGGCAGGGGCAGACAGGTTGCCAAAGGTCATTTAGAATTCCGTAAGCT contains these protein-coding regions:
- a CDS encoding YkgJ family cysteine cluster protein, with product MSQQLLTSDSKFKFDCHKGLKCFTQCCYKVNIFLTPYDILRMKNRLGMSSTEFLQKYTHPLVAKNAGIPVVTLKMKNDQKNGCPFVTSNGCIIYEDRPWSCRSFPLDPVETEEAIPGNEFYHLIKRTFCQGFKEDKEWTVEEWKRDQGMDIYDEIESPFKEITTSKVLTEAQIVNEKIQQMFYMACYDIDRFKKFVFETKFLNIFDVEKEVIEEIKTNEIELLKFGFRWLKFGLLDQDALKVKPEILKTKNKKSPSTL
- the aprA gene encoding adenylyl-sulfate reductase subunit alpha, coding for MADFEVVEVNTDLLIIGGGMAACGAAVEAKYWAGDDIKVTLVDKAALERSGAVAQGLSAINTYIGMSGRAAPAVGEESGQHTPEKFVHYVRQDLMGIVREDLVYDVARHVDSSVHLFEKWGLPIWKTEDGKYVREGTWQIMINGESYKCIVAEAAKNALGEENIIERVFVVKLLLDEKVPNRIAGAVGFSVRENKFYYFKAKAIICVCGGAVHIFRPRSTGEGYGRAWYPPWNAGSTYSMMLEVGAPMVNMECRFVPARYKDGYGPVGAWFLLFKAYATNAFDENYVQTRKPDLEKYAPYGTTKPVPTCLRNHAMMLDMFEGKFPIFMRTEAAMQKILSENPKRAKHLEAEAWEDFLDMTVSQAVLWAAENVEPEKVKSEIMPSEPYLMGSHSGANGAWCCGPDDLMPEEYKADFPGGYNRMTTVEGLFTAGDGVGASAHKFSSGSHAEGRLAAKAAIKYILDHKDFEPSPRGSVEELKAQVYKPLKTFEENKNYTSDPNVNPNYIRPKGFVFRLNKIMDEYAGGIGWQYTTSEPALLRGLEKLQVLKEDADKLAAETLHELMRAWENYHRLLTAECHMRHLLYRKETRWPGYYYRSDYPDMDEQNWRKFVLSKLNPDTGEWEMFERPYVPLID
- the aprB gene encoding adenylyl-sulfate reductase subunit beta; translation: MPSFVIVEKCDGCQSAPRTACQYICPNDLMVLDREKMKAYNQEPEMCWECYSCVKICPQQAIEVRGYVDFVPLGATVFPMRGTDSIMWTVKFRNGLIKRFKFPIRTTPEGSIDVYAGFPPADRSKIGDNTLFSEPDTLDGLELATPKK
- the kdsB gene encoding 3-deoxy-manno-octulosonate cytidylyltransferase — translated: MAITCPKCGRQYDVVLFDFQGYLCCECGYKITKKDLHHRYINPPNIYIIIPARYHSTRFPGKPLVKWKGKSLIQHVYDCTAKSSLPKEIIIATDDKRIAQNGKSFGAKIVMTSPDHPSGTDRLAEAANLLKLSPTDIIVNVQGDMAYFHPEIITQVAAPLLNNAFLPMTTLVQEITDPSEIHNPNCVKVVFSETGKALYFSRSPIPYDRDKIGTRYYKHIGVYAYRKIFLDKYIKLPTTPLEQAEKLEQLRVLECGYPIQVIVTKHQVIDINTPEDLEKLAYLE